A genomic window from Rhizobium sp. EC-SD404 includes:
- a CDS encoding YcgN family cysteine cluster protein → MNDTPFWQVKTLEQMTEAEWESLCDGCGRCCLNKLEDWDTGEIIWTRVRCRLLDDGSCRCSDYENRQAQVPDCINLTPKEVRTLNWLPPTCGYRLVRDGEDLYWWHHLISGSRDTVHEAGVSVRGRTVPEEGMELEEYEDHLVEWPFEVPDTAR, encoded by the coding sequence ATGAATGACACACCCTTCTGGCAGGTGAAAACACTGGAGCAGATGACCGAGGCCGAGTGGGAAAGCCTGTGCGACGGTTGCGGGCGGTGCTGTCTCAACAAGCTGGAGGACTGGGACACCGGCGAGATCATCTGGACGCGGGTGCGGTGCCGCCTGCTCGACGATGGGAGCTGCCGCTGCTCCGATTACGAAAACCGGCAGGCTCAGGTGCCCGACTGCATCAACCTGACGCCAAAAGAGGTGCGTACCCTCAACTGGCTCCCGCCTACATGCGGCTATCGCCTCGTGCGCGATGGTGAGGACCTGTACTGGTGGCACCATCTGATTTCGGGCAGCCGCGACACGGTGCACGAAGCGGGCGTTTCGGTGCGTGGACGCACGGTGCCGGAGGAGGGGATGGAACTGGAAGAGTACGAAGACCATCTGGTCGAATGGCCTTTCGAGGTTCCTGACACGGCGCGTTAG